A window from Pyrococcus yayanosii CH1 encodes these proteins:
- a CDS encoding family 4A encapsulin nanocompartment shell protein, producing MVENVRGELIRVLSAVEEKANELKMDGFEPDVVLFGREAYNFLSSLVKSELGGEELPTELSGLKIVILDELRGYAVVIDSKALGFALGAARRIRIVG from the coding sequence ATGGTGGAGAACGTGAGGGGTGAGCTTATAAGGGTGCTTAGCGCCGTTGAGGAAAAGGCCAATGAGCTCAAGATGGATGGCTTCGAGCCCGACGTCGTGCTCTTCGGGAGAGAGGCCTACAACTTCTTATCTTCCCTCGTCAAGTCGGAATTAGGTGGTGAGGAGCTTCCAACGGAGCTCTCTGGCCTGAAAATCGTGATCTTAGATGAGCTCAGAGGATATGCTGTGGTCATAGACTCAAAGGCATTAGGTTTTGCACTAGGAGCGGCGAGGAGAATTAGAATCGTGGGATGA
- a CDS encoding beta-ribofuranosylaminobenzene 5'-phosphate synthase family protein, giving the protein MIIRTPRRLHLGLIDPTGSLGRRFGSLGVALEGGYELKVLSAERLEIMAEAEDRKTIEKAVERMNSAFGTGTSYKFEVIKSIPRHVGLGSTTQLSLAVGTAIARLNKISVPIEKLAKVLGRGKNSGVGIYAFSVGGFVVDGGVKDGIPPLILREDFPEDWAFLLVIPDVKPGLDEEEEKPIMEKTFGRVDVAMEISYRVILGLLPALKERNIRVFGKHLSAIQRLVGRHFSEFQGGEFRDDVRLILEWLEEKTYGAGQSSWGPTVYGLILKSEFQELFDEITDYLREHGIRARVELGLPRNSGAEIVRENAFLERLIKSVAE; this is encoded by the coding sequence GTGATAATTCGCACTCCCCGGAGACTTCACCTCGGTCTGATAGATCCCACTGGAAGCCTTGGGAGACGGTTTGGAAGCCTTGGCGTTGCTCTCGAAGGGGGTTATGAGCTCAAAGTTCTTTCAGCTGAGAGGCTTGAAATCATGGCCGAAGCTGAAGACAGGAAGACGATAGAGAAGGCCGTCGAGAGGATGAACTCCGCCTTTGGAACCGGGACGAGCTACAAGTTTGAGGTAATAAAATCCATTCCAAGGCACGTTGGCCTAGGCTCGACGACGCAGCTGAGCCTTGCGGTAGGCACTGCCATAGCGAGGCTCAACAAAATTAGCGTTCCAATCGAAAAGCTTGCCAAAGTTCTTGGGAGGGGGAAGAACAGCGGGGTAGGAATTTACGCCTTTTCAGTTGGAGGCTTCGTGGTTGACGGCGGTGTGAAAGATGGAATTCCCCCACTCATACTCAGGGAGGACTTTCCCGAGGATTGGGCTTTCCTGCTCGTTATTCCAGATGTAAAACCGGGTCTTGACGAGGAGGAGGAAAAACCGATAATGGAGAAAACCTTCGGGCGCGTTGATGTGGCAATGGAGATAAGCTATCGGGTTATCCTTGGCCTTCTGCCCGCTTTGAAGGAAAGGAACATCAGAGTTTTTGGTAAGCACCTTTCGGCTATTCAAAGACTAGTTGGGAGACACTTCTCGGAGTTCCAAGGAGGAGAGTTCAGGGACGATGTGAGGCTGATTCTTGAGTGGTTGGAAGAGAAAACCTACGGGGCAGGACAAAGCAGCTGGGGACCAACAGTTTACGGCCTCATCCTGAAGTCCGAATTTCAGGAGCTTTTCGACGAGATAACCGATTATCTGCGGGAGCACGGAATTAGGGCGAGGGTTGAGTTGGGTTTGCCCAGGAACAGTGGGGCTGAGATAGTCCGGGAAAACGCCTTCCTGGAAAGGTTGATAAAGAGCGTAGCCGAATGA
- a CDS encoding antitoxin VapB family protein, with translation MGKTITIADDVYYELVRMKGNKSFSELLRELIGKKKKGNLGVLMIAFGTMTEEEAKEFEKEMKEVEEWLNSWTPAW, from the coding sequence TTGGGAAAGACGATAACCATAGCGGATGACGTTTACTACGAGCTCGTCAGGATGAAGGGGAACAAGAGCTTCTCCGAGCTCCTGAGGGAGCTCATAGGCAAGAAAAAGAAGGGCAACCTCGGTGTGCTCATGATAGCCTTCGGGACAATGACGGAAGAAGAGGCCAAGGAATTTGAGAAGGAAATGAAGGAGGTCGAGGAATGGCTGAACTCCTGGACACCAGCGTGGTGA
- a CDS encoding glutamate--tRNA ligase yields MDIERLILKHALINAYQHGGRANPKAVIGKVLGENPELRPKAKEIIPLVNRIVEQVNALSLEEQEAKLREIYPEFFKAKKDKREEKKGLPPLPKAEKGKVVTRFAPNPDGAFHLGNARAAILSHEYARMYDGKFILRFDDTDPKVKRPEPIFYEMIIEDLEWLGINPDEIHYASDRLEIYYRYAEELIKMGKAYVCTCPPEEFRRLRDAGKPCPHRDEPVEVQLERWYKMLNGEYKEGEAVVRIKTDLNHPNPAVRDWPALRIIDNPNHPRTGNEYRVWPLYNFASAIDDHELGITHIFRGQEHAENETRQRYIYEYFGWEYPVTVHHGRLSIEGVILSKSKTRKGIEEGKYLGWDDPRLGTIRALRRRGIRPEAIRELIIGVGLKKSDATVSWDNLAAINRKLVDPVANRYFFVADPIPMYIEGYDEEFIAEIPLHPDHPERGKRRLVFRPGKPVYVSRDDLNLIKPGNFVRLKDLFNVEILEASEEGIEAKFHSVDYEVAREKGWRMIHWVTDGKPCKVFVPQGDELLVRRGLLEADAAVNVDEVVQFERFGFVRIDDVTPKEVVAIFAHK; encoded by the coding sequence ATGGACATTGAGAGGCTTATCCTCAAGCACGCGCTCATCAACGCATATCAGCACGGGGGAAGGGCGAACCCGAAGGCCGTCATCGGCAAGGTCCTTGGCGAGAACCCGGAGCTCAGGCCAAAGGCCAAGGAGATAATCCCCCTTGTCAACCGGATAGTCGAGCAGGTAAACGCACTCTCCCTTGAAGAGCAAGAGGCCAAGTTGAGGGAAATTTATCCGGAGTTCTTCAAGGCTAAGAAGGATAAGAGGGAGGAGAAGAAAGGTCTTCCTCCACTTCCGAAGGCCGAGAAAGGTAAAGTAGTAACACGGTTTGCACCAAACCCCGACGGCGCCTTCCACCTGGGTAATGCCCGCGCCGCAATTCTCAGCCACGAATACGCCCGCATGTACGACGGCAAGTTTATTCTCCGCTTCGACGACACTGACCCGAAGGTCAAGAGGCCGGAGCCTATCTTCTACGAGATGATCATCGAGGACCTCGAGTGGCTCGGCATAAACCCGGACGAAATCCACTACGCCAGCGATAGGCTAGAGATATACTATAGGTACGCAGAGGAGCTCATCAAGATGGGTAAGGCTTACGTCTGCACATGCCCACCGGAGGAGTTCCGCAGGCTGAGAGACGCCGGAAAGCCCTGCCCGCACAGGGATGAGCCCGTCGAGGTTCAGCTGGAGCGCTGGTATAAAATGCTCAATGGCGAGTACAAGGAGGGCGAAGCCGTAGTCAGGATAAAGACAGACCTAAACCACCCAAATCCCGCTGTGAGGGACTGGCCGGCTCTAAGGATAATTGATAACCCGAACCATCCGAGGACTGGTAACGAGTACAGGGTTTGGCCCCTCTATAATTTCGCCTCTGCCATAGACGACCACGAGCTCGGCATTACCCACATCTTCCGTGGTCAAGAACATGCAGAGAATGAGACGAGGCAGAGGTACATCTACGAGTACTTCGGTTGGGAGTACCCGGTTACGGTTCATCACGGCCGCCTCTCCATAGAGGGCGTGATACTGAGCAAGTCCAAGACGAGGAAGGGAATCGAGGAGGGCAAGTACCTCGGCTGGGACGACCCAAGGCTCGGAACTATAAGGGCCCTTAGGAGGCGGGGCATAAGGCCGGAGGCGATAAGGGAGCTCATAATTGGGGTGGGTCTCAAGAAGAGCGACGCGACGGTTAGCTGGGACAACCTCGCGGCCATAAACAGGAAGCTCGTGGACCCGGTCGCGAACCGCTACTTCTTCGTCGCCGACCCGATTCCGATGTACATCGAGGGCTACGATGAAGAATTCATTGCCGAGATACCCCTCCACCCGGACCACCCCGAGCGCGGAAAGAGGAGGCTCGTCTTCAGGCCCGGGAAGCCCGTCTACGTCTCCCGTGATGACCTGAATCTCATCAAGCCCGGCAATTTCGTCCGCTTGAAGGACCTCTTCAACGTCGAGATACTGGAGGCATCGGAGGAAGGGATTGAGGCTAAGTTCCATAGCGTTGACTACGAGGTTGCAAGGGAGAAAGGGTGGCGCATGATTCACTGGGTCACGGATGGGAAACCCTGCAAGGTGTTTGTGCCACAAGGGGATGAGCTCCTCGTGAGAAGGGGCCTGCTGGAAGCCGATGCGGCCGTTAATGTTGATGAAGTCGTCCAGTTCGAGCGCTTCGGCTTCGTCAGGATAGATGATGTAACTCCAAAGGAAGTCGTGGCAATATTCGCCCACAAGTGA
- the ileS gene encoding isoleucine--tRNA ligase: protein MIREPEFREYDANRLEEKIERFWKENDIYGKVKASRANGPKYYFLDGPPYVSGAIHLGTAWNKIIKDMIIRFRTMQGYNVRRQPGFDMHGLPIEVKVEQALGLKTKKEIEEKIGVENFIRKCREFALNNLRIMTEQFKMLGIWMDWDNPYMTIKNEYIESAWFTLKRAWEKGLLEKDKRVLHWCPRCETALAEHEVRGEYKMRKDPSIYVKFPVEGKENEYILIWTTTPWTLPANLAVAVHPEYDYAKVRVKTESGEEYWIIAKALVEKVLGEVGVEGEVVEEFKGEELEGLRYVHVLLDEYPRQKEFREKYEWAHRVILGEHVTLEEGTGVVHTAPGHGEEDFEVSQRYGLPVYSPVDDQGRYVEGKWKGIYVKDADPQIIEHLKAKGYLVKAGTIEHKYPHCWRCKTPLIFRATDQWFLKVSKVKEKIIKENDEKVTWYPDWVKVRYDNGVLNSGDWVISRQRYWGIPLPIWQSDDGEIYVVGSFRELVELAVAIEVNGERIELPESYEEKLKVIEEKLGPEDLHRPYVDAFIIKVNGKEMRRVKDVVDVWFDSGIASWASLGYPRNKELFEKLWPADFIVEGEDQVTKWFYSQQAASVIAFDTVPYRKVAMHGYVLDEKGDKMSKSLGNIIRPEDVVQKEGRDSFRFYMLWATNPWENLRFSWKGLAQVKRMLNILWNVYVLSATYMSLDNFDPTKLKPEELPFREEDRWILSRVNGLISKVENGIETFYLTRATRAIYDFVVEDLSRWYVRLIRKRLWVEGDDPDKLAAYYTLWKVFDVLLRLMAPFTPYIAEEIYQNLLRPFIGVESVHMLDWPKADEKAIDEELEREMEYVRRIVEAGSSARQRAKIKLRYPVRRIIIETEDETVKKAVERLNRILKDQLNAKEVVVGRVERELVIKPNFAKVGPEFKGDARLVIAWINEHGRELYERGEMDVKIGGKTFHLTREHLSIEEKLPDFFVAEDFEGGRVFVDKTLTRELLAEGLAREFVRRIQEMRKRLDLDVNDRIVVTIETSEENRELLSENLNYVKKETRAVEVIFGEAKGYVVEWPEVQAKIGIERVEG from the coding sequence ATGATTAGGGAGCCCGAGTTCAGAGAATACGATGCGAACAGGCTGGAAGAGAAAATCGAACGCTTTTGGAAAGAGAACGACATATACGGGAAAGTGAAAGCAAGCAGGGCGAACGGTCCGAAGTATTACTTCCTCGACGGGCCACCCTACGTGAGCGGTGCCATACACCTCGGAACGGCTTGGAACAAGATAATTAAGGACATGATAATCCGCTTCAGGACGATGCAGGGCTACAACGTGAGAAGACAGCCGGGCTTCGACATGCATGGATTGCCAATAGAGGTCAAGGTCGAGCAGGCCCTTGGCCTTAAGACCAAGAAGGAAATTGAGGAGAAGATAGGTGTCGAGAACTTCATCAGGAAGTGCAGGGAGTTCGCCCTCAACAACCTGAGGATAATGACGGAACAGTTCAAGATGCTCGGAATCTGGATGGACTGGGACAACCCCTACATGACCATAAAGAACGAGTACATTGAGTCAGCATGGTTCACGCTCAAGAGGGCCTGGGAGAAGGGCCTCCTTGAGAAGGACAAAAGAGTTTTGCACTGGTGTCCGAGGTGTGAGACGGCCCTGGCCGAGCATGAGGTTCGCGGCGAGTACAAGATGAGGAAGGACCCGAGTATATACGTTAAGTTCCCGGTTGAGGGGAAGGAGAACGAGTACATCCTCATCTGGACGACCACGCCTTGGACTCTGCCGGCCAACCTCGCGGTTGCGGTTCACCCCGAATACGACTACGCCAAGGTTAGGGTTAAGACCGAAAGCGGCGAGGAGTATTGGATAATCGCGAAGGCCCTTGTCGAGAAGGTTCTTGGGGAAGTTGGCGTTGAGGGTGAGGTAGTGGAGGAGTTCAAGGGCGAGGAGCTCGAAGGTCTCCGCTACGTCCACGTTCTCCTCGACGAGTATCCGAGACAAAAAGAGTTTCGGGAGAAATATGAGTGGGCCCATCGCGTAATCCTCGGCGAGCACGTCACGCTTGAGGAGGGTACAGGTGTCGTTCACACCGCTCCAGGCCACGGTGAAGAGGACTTCGAGGTTAGTCAGAGGTACGGCCTGCCCGTTTACTCCCCTGTAGACGACCAGGGCCGATACGTGGAGGGCAAGTGGAAGGGCATCTACGTCAAGGATGCTGACCCGCAGATAATAGAACACCTCAAAGCCAAGGGCTACCTCGTGAAGGCTGGAACGATAGAGCACAAGTATCCTCACTGCTGGCGTTGCAAGACCCCGCTGATATTCAGGGCAACAGACCAGTGGTTCCTCAAGGTCAGCAAAGTTAAGGAGAAGATAATCAAGGAGAACGACGAGAAGGTGACCTGGTATCCGGACTGGGTAAAGGTTAGGTACGACAATGGCGTTCTCAATTCGGGCGACTGGGTCATAAGCAGGCAACGCTACTGGGGCATACCGCTCCCTATATGGCAGAGCGATGACGGTGAGATATACGTCGTTGGAAGCTTCAGGGAGCTCGTTGAATTAGCCGTCGCGATAGAGGTTAACGGAGAGAGGATAGAGCTTCCCGAAAGCTACGAAGAGAAGCTCAAGGTCATTGAAGAGAAGCTCGGCCCAGAGGATTTACACAGGCCCTACGTCGATGCCTTCATCATAAAGGTCAACGGCAAGGAGATGCGCCGCGTCAAGGACGTCGTTGACGTCTGGTTCGACAGCGGAATAGCCAGCTGGGCCTCCTTAGGCTATCCAAGGAACAAGGAACTTTTCGAGAAGCTTTGGCCGGCTGATTTCATAGTCGAGGGTGAAGACCAAGTTACGAAATGGTTCTACTCCCAGCAGGCTGCCAGCGTTATAGCCTTCGACACAGTCCCCTATAGAAAAGTGGCGATGCACGGGTACGTTCTCGACGAGAAGGGCGACAAGATGAGCAAGAGCCTTGGCAATATTATAAGGCCGGAGGATGTCGTTCAGAAAGAGGGCAGGGACTCGTTCAGGTTCTACATGCTCTGGGCGACGAACCCGTGGGAGAACCTGCGCTTCAGCTGGAAGGGATTGGCGCAGGTCAAGAGGATGCTCAACATACTCTGGAACGTGTATGTGCTTTCAGCCACTTATATGAGCCTCGACAACTTTGACCCCACAAAGCTTAAGCCGGAGGAGCTTCCGTTCAGGGAAGAGGATAGATGGATACTCAGCAGGGTAAACGGCCTAATCTCGAAAGTCGAGAACGGCATAGAGACCTTCTACCTCACGAGGGCAACTAGGGCAATATACGACTTCGTAGTTGAGGATTTGAGCAGGTGGTACGTCAGGCTCATAAGAAAGAGGCTCTGGGTTGAGGGCGACGACCCGGACAAGCTGGCGGCATACTACACGCTCTGGAAGGTCTTTGATGTGTTGCTGAGGCTCATGGCTCCCTTCACGCCATACATAGCTGAAGAGATATACCAGAATCTACTGAGGCCATTCATCGGTGTTGAGAGCGTCCACATGCTCGACTGGCCTAAAGCGGACGAGAAGGCCATTGATGAAGAGCTCGAGCGCGAGATGGAGTACGTCAGGAGGATAGTCGAGGCGGGCTCTTCAGCAAGACAGAGGGCTAAGATAAAGCTCCGTTATCCGGTCAGGAGGATAATAATTGAGACCGAGGACGAGACCGTAAAAAAGGCCGTCGAGAGGCTCAACCGCATTTTGAAGGACCAGCTCAACGCCAAGGAAGTTGTTGTAGGAAGGGTTGAGAGGGAGCTCGTCATCAAGCCGAACTTCGCGAAAGTTGGCCCCGAGTTCAAGGGCGATGCCAGGCTCGTAATAGCGTGGATAAACGAGCACGGAAGGGAACTCTACGAGAGGGGCGAGATGGACGTGAAAATCGGAGGAAAGACCTTCCACCTCACGAGGGAGCACCTCAGCATAGAGGAGAAGCTGCCGGACTTCTTCGTTGCTGAGGACTTCGAGGGCGGAAGGGTCTTCGTGGACAAGACACTCACGAGGGAGCTTTTAGCGGAGGGCCTCGCGAGGGAGTTCGTGCGCAGGATACAGGAGATGAGGAAGAGGCTCGATCTCGACGTCAACGACAGGATAGTTGTTACGATAGAGACGAGCGAAGAGAACCGCGAGCTGCTCAGCGAGAACCTCAACTACGTGAAGAAGGAGACGAGAGCTGTGGAAGTAATCTTCGGCGAGGCAAAGGGCTACGTGGTTGAGTGGCCAGAAGTCCAGGCGAAGATAGGGATTGAGAGGGTCGAGGGATAA
- the folP gene encoding dihydropteroate synthase — protein MKFAGVKLDEPRIMGVINVSPESFYKGSVRNNEKALVETAVKMVDEGASFIDIGAKSTAPYLETQIPLEEEIRRAKWAIKIVKDVVDVPVSIDTTNAKVAEEALKAGADIINDVTGFKGDPDMAKVASEYSAPVVLCAHGQVRDLLDPVKTVIEFLQESLAIAEEHGIKDIAIDPAIGFLRPAYPPWYEWDSKVIANLNLLKLFGRPILIGVSRKSFIGAITRRKDPSERLAGSLSATAIAVLKGANIVRTHDVRETLDAVKVADFVRRFIP, from the coding sequence ATGAAGTTTGCGGGTGTTAAACTGGACGAGCCGAGGATAATGGGTGTCATAAATGTCTCACCCGAAAGCTTCTACAAGGGGAGTGTGAGAAACAATGAGAAGGCCTTAGTTGAAACGGCAGTGAAGATGGTTGATGAGGGGGCAAGTTTCATAGATATCGGAGCCAAATCTACTGCCCCCTATCTCGAGACTCAGATACCGCTCGAGGAGGAAATTAGACGGGCCAAGTGGGCAATTAAAATTGTCAAGGATGTTGTTGATGTCCCGGTGAGTATAGATACAACGAACGCTAAGGTCGCCGAGGAAGCTCTCAAGGCCGGTGCTGACATAATAAATGATGTTACGGGTTTTAAAGGAGACCCTGACATGGCAAAAGTTGCCTCAGAATACAGTGCTCCAGTCGTTTTATGCGCCCATGGGCAGGTGAGAGACTTACTTGACCCTGTTAAAACAGTCATTGAGTTCCTACAGGAAAGTCTGGCAATAGCTGAGGAACATGGGATTAAGGATATAGCCATTGACCCCGCAATAGGATTCCTAAGACCTGCCTATCCACCCTGGTACGAGTGGGACTCAAAGGTCATAGCAAATTTAAACCTCCTCAAACTGTTCGGAAGGCCCATCCTTATCGGTGTCTCGAGGAAATCTTTTATCGGAGCCATAACAAGGAGAAAAGACCCATCCGAGAGATTGGCGGGCAGCCTCTCTGCGACGGCAATAGCCGTCTTGAAGGGGGCGAACATAGTTAGAACCCACGACGTCAGGGAGACGCTCGATGCCGTTAAGGTAGCTGATTTTGTGAGGCGATTTATTCCCTAA
- a CDS encoding radical SAM protein — MPRETTYYSYVVGELPEGCQLCVRGEKLVLFVTGVCPRNCFYCPLSPWRRGDVVYANERPVRSVDDIIAEALIQEAGGAGVTGGDPLARLNRTVEYIRALKERFGEEFHLHLYTTGALATKKALEKLYDAGLDEIRFHPDIFTPNSKLFEREIENIKNAFDFSWDVGGEVPAVPGQGERIKWFAEFLDRLGAKFLNVNELEFSETNMRNLLDRGYKPINDESSAIKGSLELGLEILRWGEENTSLSYHLCTAKLKDAVQLRNRLRRMAKNVAKPYMEITEDGTLRFGIAEYGNLDELYALLVKDAEVPAEWLYINREKGRIEMPVEVAIELAEAIEGDVRFFIVEEYPTWDRLEVERIPLP, encoded by the coding sequence ATGCCCAGGGAGACAACCTACTACTCATACGTTGTGGGAGAACTCCCCGAGGGTTGCCAGCTCTGCGTTAGGGGTGAGAAGCTCGTCCTCTTCGTCACTGGGGTCTGCCCCAGAAACTGCTTCTACTGCCCGCTGAGTCCATGGAGGAGGGGAGATGTCGTTTATGCCAACGAGAGGCCTGTCAGGAGCGTGGATGACATAATAGCGGAGGCACTGATACAGGAGGCAGGGGGAGCTGGAGTTACCGGTGGTGACCCGCTCGCGAGGCTGAACAGGACGGTCGAATACATCAGGGCCCTGAAGGAGCGGTTCGGCGAGGAGTTCCATCTACACCTCTACACCACCGGTGCCCTGGCTACGAAGAAGGCCCTCGAAAAGCTCTACGATGCCGGCCTAGATGAGATAAGGTTTCATCCAGATATTTTCACTCCGAATTCAAAGCTCTTCGAGAGGGAAATTGAGAACATAAAGAACGCCTTCGACTTCAGCTGGGACGTGGGTGGAGAGGTCCCGGCCGTTCCGGGCCAGGGTGAACGGATAAAGTGGTTCGCGGAGTTCCTAGACAGGCTTGGGGCGAAGTTCCTCAACGTGAACGAGCTTGAGTTCAGCGAGACCAACATGAGGAACCTCCTTGACAGAGGATACAAGCCGATAAACGACGAAAGCTCGGCCATAAAGGGAAGCTTAGAGCTCGGCCTCGAAATCCTTCGCTGGGGCGAGGAAAACACATCCCTGAGCTACCACCTCTGCACCGCCAAGCTTAAGGATGCCGTCCAGCTCAGGAACCGACTCAGGAGAATGGCCAAGAACGTGGCAAAGCCTTACATGGAGATAACCGAGGACGGGACGCTTCGCTTCGGCATAGCCGAATACGGGAACCTCGACGAGCTTTACGCTCTCCTCGTGAAGGATGCTGAAGTTCCGGCTGAGTGGCTCTACATAAACCGTGAGAAGGGTAGGATAGAGATGCCCGTGGAGGTTGCCATTGAGCTGGCTGAAGCTATAGAAGGCGACGTAAGGTTCTTCATCGTCGAGGAGTATCCGACGTGGGACAGGCTTGAAGTGGAGAGGATTCCCTTACCCTAA
- a CDS encoding type II toxin-antitoxin system VapC family toxin has product MAELLDTSVVIELFKGNQKVLVQLSEDAEYALPSIVLFELLCGNLKPRQRLALEKMPVLDFDRTSAEIAGEIFRDLMSKGLRPPTKDLLIASTAIAHNATLYTCDADFERFKEYGLRVKVLER; this is encoded by the coding sequence ATGGCTGAACTCCTGGACACCAGCGTGGTGATTGAGCTGTTCAAAGGCAATCAGAAGGTTTTAGTGCAGCTCTCCGAAGATGCCGAGTATGCCCTTCCGTCGATAGTGCTCTTTGAGCTCCTCTGCGGGAATCTCAAACCCCGACAAAGGCTGGCCCTTGAAAAGATGCCTGTCCTGGACTTTGACAGGACAAGTGCAGAGATTGCAGGTGAGATATTCAGGGACCTGATGTCAAAGGGCCTGAGACCTCCAACAAAGGACCTTCTCATAGCTTCCACTGCCATAGCCCATAACGCAACGCTCTATACCTGCGATGCTGATTTTGAGCGCTTTAAGGAGTACGGTCTGAGGGTAAAGGTTTTGGAGAGGTGA